GGGGCCGGACTCGGCTCCGGTGCGGACGGTGGCGGTGAAGGCCGCCCGGTCCGCCCCGAGGCTGCGCCCCTGGACGGCGACCGGATCCCGGCCGCCGACGCGCAGGACGCACCGGGAGAGCAGCCGGCGCCCCGCGCGGTAGATCCCGTCGAGCCCCCGACCGGTCAGTTGACCGTGCTCGGGCGAGATGACCAGGCAGGGCGCGGCGACGCAGATGACGGCCCCGTGCACGGGCGGCAACTCGGGCCTGCGGGCCGGGGGTACGGGCTGAGCCATGCGTCGCCTTGTCTGCGCTCCGGTCGGTTTCGCTGGTCGGCGGGGCCGGTCACCCACCACCCCCCAGCTGAACGTCCCTACCCCTGCCCGGGTCACGGGCCCCGCCGACGCCCGAGCTTTGCGCCCGTCCGACGAGCCGCCCCCGGCGCTCCCCCACCCGAGCCGTAAGCCGCCCAACGCCAGGTCGATCCCCCGTCCGGCTCGCGAGCAGCCGGGGGCCCCACGCTGCCGGTTCACCGGTCGCTCCCCGCGCCCCGGCGGGAGGGGCGGCGGTCCGTCCTCGGGCGACGGCCGGCCGGGCCGGTGCCGGCGGCGGGCCGCTTGCGGCGCGGCTCACGGCGCCTGCGTTCCTGCCGCAGGCACTCCCTGAGCCCCTCCGGGTCGATGCCTTCGTTGCAGGCGTGGTGGAGGAGCTGGGCGAACCTGTAGTCGGCGTCCGCCTGCAGGGCGAGCCCGAGCGCGATCCGTGCGGTCGGCTCGTCCCCGGTGGACCAGGACACCCAGCCCGCCAAGGTCAGCGGGGCGGCGGCGTGTTCCCCGTACGCCCCGACGCAGCGCCGGGCCAGGGCACGCCACAGCCGCAGGGCCACGCCCGCCTCCTCGTCCTCCATCCATTCGGCGGCGATGTCGCGGACCTCCCGGTCCTGGAGGCCGATGATCACCGCGGCGGCCTCGTCGTGGCCGAGCAGGGCGTCGTCCCAGCCGTCGGCGCCGGGGCCTGTCCCGGCGGGCGGCGCGAGGGTCATGCGCCGCATCAGGGTCCGGGCCATCGCGAGGGTCTGCGCCCCGACCTCCTCCCGGCTCGTCCCGTCGAGGATCTTCGGGACCAGGGCGACGGCGGCGCGTTCCAAGGCCTTCTCCTGCTCGACGGCTTCCGCCCCTCCGAGAGGTGCCAGGCGGGCCTCGATCTCCTTGAGGGATCCGCGGACCTGGATCCCGGCGAAGGTGGCTGCGGCGGCCATG
This Streptomyces sp. NBC_00539 DNA region includes the following protein-coding sequences:
- a CDS encoding DUF4192 domain-containing protein, with product MTKNNESPSPSGRRSTSPSGSPTPSQITLRSPAELADALPYMLGFHPTDSLVLVAVHGDGGRFGGRLRVGIPAAPPEWEDTARQAAETLIRGSERRGGKPDGIVVFLCRDPLAGESAQRVMTRLRPLAHRLRLACGALDVPVLEALCLSGGRYWSYTCPDERCCPAEGNPMALPGTSVMAAAATFAGIQVRGSLKEIEARLAPLGGAEAVEQEKALERAAVALVPKILDGTSREEVGAQTLAMARTLMRRMTLAPPAGTGPGADGWDDALLGHDEAAAVIIGLQDREVRDIAAEWMEDEEAGVALRLWRALARRCVGAYGEHAAAPLTLAGWVSWSTGDEPTARIALGLALQADADYRFAQLLHHACNEGIDPEGLRECLRQERRRREPRRKRPAAGTGPAGRRPRTDRRPSRRGAGSDR